CAGTTTGGTGCCGTCCGCGGCGACCTTCGGCACGTTGCGCGCGCGACCGGCGGCGAGCATGCCGACCGAGAAGTCCGCGGCCACGCACCACGCCCCCGAGGTCTGCAGCTCCACCGTCGAGACCGCGGTGCCCGCCGCGAGGTCGAGGACGGTATCGCCGGGCCCGATGCGCAGCGCCGAGCGCGTCGCGCGCCGCCAGAACCGGTCCTGACCGAGCGACAGCACGGTGTTGGTGAGGTCGTAGCGGCGTGCCACCGCGTCGAACATCGAGGCGACCTCGTGGGGGTCCTTGTCCAGCGTCGCGCGGCTCACAGCGCCGACGCTACCTGCCGAGTTGCTGTCAACGGGAATGCCCAGGGCCTTTCCGGGCATTCTGTGAACGTGACGGAAAAAGTTTGGTTCATCACCGGGACATCACGAGGCTTCGGCCGGGAGTGGGCCATCGCGGCCCTGGAGCGCGGAGACAAGGTGGCGGGCACGGCCCGCGACACTAAGTCGTTGGACGATCTCGTCGAGAAATACGGCGATGCGTTACTGCCCATTCAGCTGGACGTGACCGACCGCGAGGCGGACTTCGCCGCGGTGAAGCAAGCGCACGACCACTTCGGGCGGCTCGACATCGTCGTGAACAACGCCGGCTACGGCCACTTCGGCTTCATCGAGGAGTTGACCGAGCAGGAGGCGCGCGACCAGATCGAAACGAACATGTTCGGCGCGCTGTGGGTCACTCAGGCGGCGCTGCCGTATCTGCGGGCGCAGCGCAGCGGACACATAATTCAGGTGTCATCGATCGGCGGGATCACGGCGTTCCAGAACGTCGGCATCTATCACGCGTCGAAGTGGGCGCTCGAGGGGTTCTCGCAGGCGTTGGCACAGGAGGTCGAGCCGTTCGGGATCCACGTGACGCTGATCGAGCCGGGCGGGTTCGCGACCGACTGGGCGGGGTCGTCTTCTCGCCGTTCGACGCCGCTGCCGGATTACAATGAGGTGCACGAGGAAGCCGACCGGAAACGCAGTCAGCGGGTCTCGGCTCCGGGCGATCCGAAGGCGTCGGCGGCAGCGGTCCTCAAGATCGTCGACGCCGAAAAGCCGCCGCTGAGAGTCTTTTTCGGTGAGCTGCCGCTGCAGTTGGCCAAGGCCGATTACGAAAGCCGGCTGGCGACGTGGGAGGAATGGCAGCCGGTCGCCGTCCTGGCACAAGGCTAGGTTTCTCTTCCGCGAGCAGACGTGAACACCCCTCAAATTGGGTAATTCTGGGGGTGCTCGCGTCTGCTCGGCGTGAGGGGTCAGGCGGCTTTGCGGCGGCGCAGGCCGATGACGTCGTCGTAGTGACCGAGCAACTCGTTGCAGATCGCCGGCCACGTTCGACTAAGCACACTGCGACGGGCCGCGACCGAATAGCGCTGCCGTTCGGTGATCAAATGGTCGACGGCATCGGGCAGCCTGGCCTCGAATTCGCCGACGGGCAACAGCAGTCCGGTGCGGTACGGCGCGACGAGATCACGCGGCCCGCCGGCATCGGGGGCGATCACCGGCAGGCCCGACGCCATCGCTTCCTGGACCGCCTGGCAGAAGGTCTCGTGCTCGCCGGGATGGACGAACACGTCCATGCTGGCGTACGCGGCGGCCAACTCGCGGCCGTAGAGCGCTCCG
The nucleotide sequence above comes from Mycolicibacterium moriokaense. Encoded proteins:
- a CDS encoding SDR family oxidoreductase, translated to MTEKVWFITGTSRGFGREWAIAALERGDKVAGTARDTKSLDDLVEKYGDALLPIQLDVTDREADFAAVKQAHDHFGRLDIVVNNAGYGHFGFIEELTEQEARDQIETNMFGALWVTQAALPYLRAQRSGHIIQVSSIGGITAFQNVGIYHASKWALEGFSQALAQEVEPFGIHVTLIEPGGFATDWAGSSSRRSTPLPDYNEVHEEADRKRSQRVSAPGDPKASAAAVLKIVDAEKPPLRVFFGELPLQLAKADYESRLATWEEWQPVAVLAQG